The bacterium nucleotide sequence TTATGGTTGCTGGTTTCGCCCGCCATCTCCACCGCTATCTCAAGACCCGTGTCCTGAAGCCCAAACTTGGCCGCATCGATCGTGCCGTATTTGGGCATGATAACGATGATCTCCTGGCCCCGGCGAGCAAGATATTTCGGCAAGGCCCCAGCCACATCAGCCAAGCCCCCGGTCTTCGCGAAAGGAAACACCTCCGATGCAATCAGGGCAATCTTCACTTCTCGTCCTTTCTCTCAGTACTCAACTGAGACGTACATAATGTAATCTATCAGCGAAACGCTCTTGCCAATCCTATCGCCCACGGCAACTCGCCTTGGCCGCTGTGATGGCAGTCGTGCATGAACATCGGCCAAGTCGTTAGCTAGTCCCAGCGCCGTCATAGCGATGCACAGAGAAGCCGCGAACAGTGCAAGATAAGTGCCTAACTGATTTGAGGACATCTCACTCCTCCACAGCTTGATTTGACCTAATACGCCACGACCCCAGACGATCCCATTGTGGCCATCCTCAATCTATACTCCTTCTCGCGACTAAACTTCAAGCCGTTCTTATCAACCCCAATAATCACATTTATAGTGATTGACCTCGTGTAGATCATTGGTATTGCGTTTGTGATCGGCGATTGTTCCGACAACAAGCCGCCTATCAGCTCGGCAGGTTGGCTGATTCTCGATTGTGCCGGCCAGCTAGGCAATATGATTATCGCGGCCGCCAGGGTCAGGAGTTTTCCCAATTTTGAGCGGGGGCTCGTCGGTTTATAGGCTATATGTGCCTGATTCTGCATGGTTCCAGATGAAATTGGCCCTGACCGGATGCCGTGCCTGGGGGTGCCCAGAATCACTCCAAGGCAGAATGGGGAAACTCCTCGCTTCCGATAATCAGACCGGAGCGGGGAACGTCGCGGCGGCCTCGCGGATGGAGGGCAGAAGCTCCTGCCCGAAGGGCAGACCATGGGTAGCCGCAGGCGTAGCCTGACGGTGCGAATAACGCCACAATCCCCCTCCCCGTTGCGTTGCACGCACGGCTACCCACGGTACCCCCTGTCGGGGATTACAACCTGCACCCCTCGTTCGCACCCGTTAACTGAAAGAAGCAGCAACTCGGCTTTCAACATGAACTCCCCTGCCTATGTGCCAGCCAACTTCAGAACTCAACTTCAGAAACGATCAATCTGATTATTGGGGTCGCCAGAGCTGCTTGCCGGCATCCGGGCAAAATGGTATTTTGAATGTGCTTGCTCTTGACTTCTCGCAGAGCAGTAAACTTGTCTTGCGAAAGACTCCGTAAAAGAGCACTCAGCGAGCTTCTGGAGGCGTTGGAGAGAACATGACGCAGGCAAGCCTGTTTAGACATCAGGAAATCGCCGAACCCAGCATAACCTCGGTGGAGCCGCTGCCGTTCAACGGGCACAGGGAAACCTCCCTCGACTTCCGCGGCATCCGCGCCTCGAGCGGTGTCCACGGGATTCATCCCTATCCAGCCATGCTGCACTTCCTGGTTGTCAGGAGGCTAATCGAGGACTACTCGCACGAGGGTGCGACCGTCATGGACCCGTTCATGGGATCGGGCGTAACAGCGGTGGAGTGCCTCATACGAGGCAGGAACTACGCCGGCTTTGACATCAACCCGCTTGCGGTCCTGATATCGAAAGTCCGGACGACGGCAATACCTAACGTTCGGCTCCAGAAGGTCCTCTCAGAGATAGCACAGAGATATAAAGATGCGGACGCCCCCCCGGTCTTTTTTCACAACATCCAGTATTGGTTCCACGATGACGTTATCCAGAAGCTGTCGGCCCTTAGAGAATCTATGGCTCAGGTTGACGACGAGGACATGCGATTGTTCTTTGATGTGGCCTTCTCTGAGACAGTCAGGAGGGTCTCAAGAACGCGATACAACGAGTTCAAGCTGCTCCGAAGAAAGAATGACGTGCACAACGCGAGCGTTATGAAGACCTTTCACGACGTGTCGCTCAGGAACATGGCGATGCTGGCCGAGTTCTATCGAAGCAATCCGCCGACAACGGCGGAGATGTGTCTGGAGGAGAGAGATATCGTTGGCGGCATCCCGATAGGCGATGGCACGGTTGACCTCGTCGTAACCTCTCCACCCTACGGCGATTCAAGGACAACGGTTGCCTACGGCCAGTTCTCGCGGCTGTCGCTGAGGTGGCTGGGGCGCGAGGAGAGAGTTGATAGTGCCTCGCTGGGCAGCAAGGCTCGGATTATCACACAAGACCTGCCGTCAGAGGTGCTGAACGATTTCGTTGCGAGGATTGCCGGGAGGGACGACAAACGAGCGAAAGAGGTCTTCTCGTTCTACTTTGACTTGTACCAAGCGGTTAGAATCATCGCCAGAAAGGTGAAACCCGGCGGCCATGTGTGCATCGTCGTCGGGAACCGGCGTGTGAAGGGCATCCAGCTGCCGACGGACAAGATATGCGCAGACTTCTTCGAGAGCGAGAGCTTCGCACACATCAAGACAGCTGTTCGGGCGATCTCTAACAAGCGGATGCCCGGAGAAAACTCACCGTCCAACGTGGCAGGGCAAAAAGACGTAACAATGCAATATGAGTATGTCGTGATACTCCGAAGATGCCCGTCTCAGCCTCGGCGGCAGCCAGCAAAGCCGGCCCCTACGTTGTCAACTTATGGGAGTTTCCCCCAAATGGGTAGCTGATTTGTTCGGGTTGTTGGCTCCGTGGGTTGGTTTTGGTCAACAAGAAAGTGGAATTAACATTGACGTGATGCTGCGTTTCAGTTCCCCGATAGGGGGGCCACAATGGTAGCCGTAGTGCAACCTACGGGACCCGTTCACGTCGGTATCCTCGCGACTCCGGAAGGGATCGAACAGCCCCTCCACAAGGCTACGTTCAGCCACATCAGGGCTGATGATGTTTCTTTCTGCCCTCGGTCCGTAGGCTGGGCCTTCGGCCGGCGCCTACGGCTATCCACGTGCATCCCTTTCAGGGATGCGGGGATTCGCAGCCGGTGTCAGGCCACCGAAACGAACGCGGTGCCCTGAACCACTCCAGAACACAATGGGGGAAACTCCTCTCGCAGAATCGGATTGACCGAGCCAAGTTAGGCGGTTAGGATTTGGCTGCTTTCTCGCTGAATCAATAGTAATGACTATCTTAGCATTGGAGGAAAAAGTGAGACCATCTCAGCGTGTTATGAATATGCCCATCTATGTATTCGCCGCAGTCGATGAGGTGAAGTTTGCCCTGATGAAGAAGGGCGTTGACGTAATTGACCTCGGGATCGGCAACCCCGACCGCCGCCCACCCAAGTTCATGCTTGAGGCGCTGCACAGGGCGATAGACGACGCGGAGCATCAGAATCATCGCTACTCGCAGTTTTGGGGCGTCATCGAGCTTCGTCAGGCTGTGGCTGATTGGTATAAGCGGCGGTTCGGCGTAACGCTCGACCCAGAGACAGAGATTCTGCCGCTCGTCGGCTCAAAGGAGGGGCTGCTTTGCCTCTATCTCGCGTATCTGGACAAGGGTGAGACGGCGCTCATCCCGTCGCCGTGCTATCCGGCGCACATTGGAGCGGCCCGCGTCGCTGAGGCGGACATTCAGGAGATGGGCCTACTTGAGGAAAACGGCTTCTTGCCGGACCTAGACGCCATCGACAAGGAGGTCGCCGAGCGCGCGAAAATACTTCTATTC carries:
- a CDS encoding DNA methyltransferase is translated as MTQASLFRHQEIAEPSITSVEPLPFNGHRETSLDFRGIRASSGVHGIHPYPAMLHFLVVRRLIEDYSHEGATVMDPFMGSGVTAVECLIRGRNYAGFDINPLAVLISKVRTTAIPNVRLQKVLSEIAQRYKDADAPPVFFHNIQYWFHDDVIQKLSALRESMAQVDDEDMRLFFDVAFSETVRRVSRTRYNEFKLLRRKNDVHNASVMKTFHDVSLRNMAMLAEFYRSNPPTTAEMCLEERDIVGGIPIGDGTVDLVVTSPPYGDSRTTVAYGQFSRLSLRWLGREERVDSASLGSKARIITQDLPSEVLNDFVARIAGRDDKRAKEVFSFYFDLYQAVRIIARKVKPGGHVCIVVGNRRVKGIQLPTDKICADFFESESFAHIKTAVRAISNKRMPGENSPSNVAGQKDVTMQYEYVVILRRCPSQPRRQPAKPAPTLSTYGSFPQMGS